One region of Passer domesticus isolate bPasDom1 chromosome 19, bPasDom1.hap1, whole genome shotgun sequence genomic DNA includes:
- the UBE2G1 gene encoding ubiquitin-conjugating enzyme E2 G1 isoform X2: MTELQSALLLRRQLAELNKNPVEGFSAGLIDDNDLYRWEVLIIGPPDTLYEGGVFKAHLTFPKDYPLRPPKMKFITEIWHPNVDKNGDVCISILHEPGEDKYGYEKPEERWLPIHTVETIMISVISMLADPNGDSPANVDAAKEWREDRNGEFKRKVARCVRKSQETAFE, encoded by the exons AGCTCAACAAAAATCCAGTGGAAGGCTTTTCTGCAGGCTTAATAGATGACAATGATCTTTATCGATGGGAAGTCCTTATTATTGGTCCTCCAGACACACTATA TGAAGGTGGTGTTTTCAAGGCTCATCTTACTTTTCCAAAAGACTACCCACTGAGGCCGCCAAAAATGAAATTCATCACAGAAATCTGGCATCCGAATG TTGACAAGAACGGCGATGTCTGCATTTCAATTCTTCAtgagcctggagaagacaaATATGGCTATGAAAAACCTGAGGAACGCTGGCTTCCCATTCACACAGTGGAAACTATAATGATTAGTGTTATTTCTATGCTGGCAGATCCCAATGGTGATTCTCCTGCTAATGTTGATGCAGCG AAAGAATGGAGAGAAGACAGAAATGgagaatttaaaagaaaagttgcCCGCTGTGTAAGAAAAAGCCAAGAAACTGCTTTTGAGTGA